One Hyphomicrobium sp. CS1GBMeth3 DNA segment encodes these proteins:
- a CDS encoding proton-translocating transhydrogenase family protein, with the protein MQTIGSLIRRFSVLAGVVLLLPTAAFAASEGIGGPVDPSIYRLMVFVMAIFVGYYVVWSVTPALHTPLMSVTNAISSVIVVGALLAVGVELVAEGTTAARVFGFLALVMASINIFGGFLVTSRMLAMYKKKEPKK; encoded by the coding sequence ATGCAAACCATTGGGTCGCTCATCCGCCGGTTTAGCGTGCTTGCCGGTGTCGTTCTGCTGCTGCCAACCGCCGCTTTCGCTGCCTCCGAAGGCATCGGCGGACCGGTCGATCCGTCGATCTACCGCCTCATGGTGTTCGTGATGGCGATCTTCGTCGGCTACTACGTCGTCTGGAGCGTCACGCCTGCGCTGCACACGCCGCTGATGAGCGTCACCAACGCCATCAGCTCTGTGATCGTGGTCGGTGCGCTGCTTGCGGTCGGTGTCGAGCTCGTCGCGGAAGGTACGACCGCTGCGCGCGTCTTTGGCTTCCTCGCCCTCGTCATGGCGTCGATCAATATCTTCGGCGGCTTTCTCGTCACGAGCCGCATGCTCGCCATGTACAAGAAGAAAGAGCCCAAGAAATGA